A portion of the Drosophila sechellia strain sech25 chromosome 2R, ASM438219v1, whole genome shotgun sequence genome contains these proteins:
- the LOC6618839 gene encoding testis-expressed protein 9, with protein MAELLSREKELFKINQELNLLTLSPAAEAMYPAKGSSKSTAVTVPRYATFQKQKGPSSLLRKKGAPTPSTKAAPKASPGREVVPTDRSPLPDMSLLTKSKPAAGPTSPTPRHLSKFSTFTKDVSSKTATYVKYRNPNFSESPSLDELLRNDADEANRNPDVVEVEVTQKRESTTVVNGQLKKQVTKDNFIKFLKAKVAILEEDHAQHAGELTRQKEQLEHALEAQRKSEHQRDQAINSNKHLSEQLMRAERQCEVFTQRQKEQQLEFITQQRELELLKRDAKVSRQTNINLENRLSRVQEDADAARQELKLLREEQRDQLEAHRKELKLRDSRIRALKRQRGDLLNAYKKQLYMIDNLKRQTNCLEQSAAIGFGEKEFNKVLDWNAKT; from the exons ATGGCCGAGCTTTTGTCCCGCGAGAAGGAACTCTTTAAGATAAACCAAGAGCTGAATCTCCTGACCCTCAGTCCAGCTGCCGAGGCCATGTATCCGGCGAAGGGATCATCCAAATCCACTGCGGTGACGGTGCCGCGCTACGCCACcttccaaaaacaaaagggACCGAGCAGCCTGCTCCGGAAAAAGGGTGCTCCCACACCGTCCACGAAGGCAGCACCGAAAGCTTCACCAGGCAGAGAGGTGGTGCCCACAGACCGTTCGCCGCTGCCCGATATGAGTCTGCTGACCAAGTCCAAGCCCGCTGCCGGACCCACCTCTCCCACCCCCCGGCATCTTTCCAAATTTAGTACCTTCACGAAGGATGTAAGCAGCAAGACGGCCACGTATGTGAAGTACCGGAACCCAAACTTCAGCGAAAGTCCTTCCTTGGACGAACTACTGCGTAACGACGCTGATGAGGCAAACCGAAATCCAGATGTGGTCGAAGTGGAGGTCACTCAGAAGCGAGAGAGTACAACCGTCGTCAATGGCCAGCTCAAGAAGCAGGTCACCAAGGACAACTTTATCaa ATTCCTCAAGGCCAAGGTGGCCATTTTGGAAGAGGATCACGCTCAACACGCCGGAGAGTTGACCCGACAGAAGGAGCAGCTTGAGCACGCCTTGGAAGCGCAACGCAAGTCCGAGCACCAGCGCGACCAGGCGATCAACTCCAACAAGCACCTCTCCGAGCAACTGATGCGGGCCGAACGGCAGTGCGAAGTTTTCACCCAGCGccagaaggagcagcagctcgAGTTCATCACCCAGCAGCgggagctggagctgctgAAGCGGGATGCCAAGGTTTCCAGGCAGACGAATATAAACCTGGAGAACCGACTGTCCCGCGTCCAGGAGGATGCAGACGCTGCCCGCCAGGAACTCAAGCTGCTGCGCGAGGAGCAGCGCGACCAGTTGGAGGCGCATCGGAAGGAACTAAAGCTGCGGGACAGCCGGATCCGGGCCCTAAAGCGCCAGCGCGGCGACCTGCTCAACGCGTACAAGAAGCAGCTCTACATGATCGACAACCTGAAGCGCCAGACCAACTGTTTGGAGCAGTCGGCGGCCATCGGATTCGGCGAGAAGGAGTTCAACAAGGTGCTCGACTGGAATGCCAAGACGTGA